One window of Marinobacterium aestuarii genomic DNA carries:
- a CDS encoding transglutaminase family protein, translated as MIYRIRHLTEYEYQHPVSLCYNLAHLQPRNTSYQNCLSSKLQISPMPAYSRKRKDYFGNNIVHFSIEVPHRKLSVEITSDIRIDEGRASPELNLDLGSTCAQALEALKTNQTKSTLVAREFVLDSPMIKAMDALRDYAAPSFTPDRPLLSAARDLTHRIFTDFTYDPAFTTVATPLSDVLEHRRGVCQDFAHLAIGCLRALGYPARYVSGYLETLPPPGQVKMVGSDASHAWFSLYSPEEGWFEFDPTNDNMPAEQHITTAWGRDYSDVAPLRGVLFDGGKPQAPRVAVDVQRLEA; from the coding sequence ATGATCTACCGCATCCGACATCTGACCGAGTACGAATACCAGCACCCGGTCAGCCTGTGCTACAACCTGGCCCATCTGCAGCCGCGCAACACCAGCTACCAGAACTGCCTGAGCAGCAAGCTGCAGATAAGCCCCATGCCGGCCTACAGCCGCAAGCGCAAGGACTACTTCGGCAACAACATAGTACACTTCTCCATTGAGGTGCCCCACCGCAAGCTGTCGGTCGAGATCACCAGCGATATTCGCATTGACGAGGGCCGCGCCAGCCCCGAGCTGAACCTGGATCTGGGCAGTACCTGCGCCCAGGCACTGGAAGCGCTGAAGACCAACCAGACAAAATCCACCCTGGTGGCGCGCGAGTTCGTGCTCGACTCGCCGATGATCAAGGCCATGGATGCACTGCGCGACTATGCGGCGCCCTCCTTCACCCCCGACCGGCCGCTACTCTCGGCTGCCCGCGACTTGACGCACCGCATCTTCACCGATTTCACCTATGATCCAGCCTTCACCACAGTAGCTACGCCACTGTCCGATGTGCTGGAGCACCGCCGTGGCGTCTGTCAGGACTTTGCCCATCTGGCCATCGGCTGCCTGCGGGCCCTGGGTTACCCGGCGCGCTATGTCAGCGGTTATCTCGAAACCCTGCCGCCGCCCGGACAGGTGAAAATGGTGGGTTCAGACGCCTCCCACGCCTGGTTCTCGCTCTATTCGCCGGAGGAAGGCTGGTTCGAATTCGACCCCACCAACGACAACATGCCGGCCGAACAGCACATTACCACGGCCTGGGGCCGGGATTACTCCGATGTGGCGCCGCTGCGCGGCGTGCTGTTTGACGGCGGCAAACCCCAGGCGCCCCGGGTCGCGGTGGACGTGCAGCGCCTGGAGGCTTGA
- a CDS encoding circularly permuted type 2 ATP-grasp protein codes for MSFSQQQQSNQGNALVYPRPAGLMDEVYAPDGSMRSHWEYLLESLNVLGPDALNDRQRKAERILRDDGATYTLSSASLASHTWGLDPVPLLIASEEWNQIETGLSERAELLDLLLKDIYGPRELLRCGILPAELIYSHGGFLRPCQDIKLQGDHQLILHSADMVRGADGNMVIIGDRTQTPSGAGYALENRTVMRRVFPSLFRDSHVHRLSLFFTTLRHTLTRLAPPGNLAGGELPSIVILTPGAYSETYFEHTYLANYLGYPLVQGGDLTVRNGYVWMKSLDGLTRVDVILRRVDDNFCDPVELKSDSRLGVPGLLEVVRSGRVVVANPMGSGVLENTALLKYMPQISQFFLGHELQLASVKTYWCGDAGDLAHVLANIDKLVIKRCARRAGEFSIFGCDLPASERQELIERIRLNPLHYTAQEYIAPSSAPSWHKGAMHSRPSVLRSFSVAGEGSYSVMPGGMTRVGIANDSRLISNQLGSLSKDTWVLASEPEKQLTLQAGPGGESLSHIHQYTTLPSRMVENLFWMGRYSERADAAIRVLRTVFVQLNSAVILPKGAERLLLRAVSEVTLTLPGFTRDNLELLRKPEPELLSVISDARRTGSVKASLIAMLNCAEEVKELLSADIQRIINDIRDELNGLEDAVTRGMASAPEETLDPLISALLALSGLYQDSMFRGLGWRFLQIGRRLEKAQQVASLLRHLLVPVNVDPSEPLALESALLSTEALNTYRRRFRAETNIVSGLGLLLIDRSNPRSLIYQLDKLFKDLSELPNRGKGPELPRNQRLVLEISAAVRLADMRALAVVDEKLQSRVQLDKLLQQVQQRLNETAVAVSEDFFDHTGGPQQLVNTGWNGEL; via the coding sequence ATGAGCTTTTCCCAACAGCAACAATCAAACCAGGGCAATGCCCTGGTTTACCCGCGTCCGGCGGGGCTCATGGATGAGGTTTATGCTCCCGATGGCAGCATGCGCAGCCACTGGGAATACTTACTGGAGAGCCTGAATGTTCTGGGCCCCGACGCCCTGAATGATCGCCAGCGCAAGGCCGAACGCATCCTGCGGGATGACGGCGCCACCTATACGCTGTCCAGCGCGTCCCTGGCCAGTCACACCTGGGGGCTGGACCCGGTTCCACTGCTGATCGCCAGCGAGGAATGGAACCAGATTGAAACCGGCCTGAGCGAGCGCGCTGAACTGCTCGATCTGCTGCTCAAGGATATCTACGGCCCTCGCGAGCTGCTGCGCTGCGGCATACTGCCGGCAGAGCTGATATACAGCCACGGCGGCTTTCTGCGCCCGTGCCAGGATATCAAGCTGCAGGGCGACCACCAGCTGATACTGCACAGCGCCGATATGGTGCGCGGTGCCGACGGCAACATGGTCATCATCGGTGACCGCACCCAGACGCCAAGCGGAGCGGGCTATGCGCTGGAAAACCGCACCGTTATGCGGCGTGTTTTCCCCAGCCTGTTCCGCGACAGCCACGTACACCGGCTGTCACTGTTCTTTACCACCTTGCGCCACACCCTGACCCGCCTCGCTCCGCCGGGCAACCTGGCCGGCGGTGAGCTGCCCAGCATCGTCATACTGACGCCCGGCGCCTACAGCGAGACTTACTTCGAACACACTTACCTGGCCAACTACCTTGGCTACCCCCTGGTACAGGGCGGCGACCTGACGGTGCGCAACGGCTACGTCTGGATGAAGTCCCTCGATGGCCTCACCCGGGTGGATGTCATACTGCGCCGCGTCGATGACAACTTCTGTGATCCGGTCGAGCTCAAGAGCGATTCGCGCCTGGGCGTGCCGGGGCTACTGGAAGTGGTACGTTCAGGCCGGGTCGTGGTGGCCAACCCCATGGGCAGCGGCGTACTGGAAAACACCGCGCTGCTGAAATACATGCCGCAAATCAGCCAGTTTTTCCTCGGCCACGAACTGCAGCTGGCCTCGGTCAAGACTTACTGGTGCGGCGATGCCGGCGATCTTGCCCATGTGCTGGCGAATATCGACAAGCTGGTCATCAAGCGCTGTGCGCGCCGCGCCGGCGAGTTCAGTATCTTTGGCTGCGACCTGCCCGCTTCTGAGCGCCAAGAGCTGATCGAGCGCATCCGGCTTAATCCGCTGCACTATACGGCACAGGAATACATAGCCCCGTCCTCGGCGCCCAGCTGGCACAAGGGCGCCATGCACTCGCGCCCCTCGGTGCTGCGCAGTTTCTCGGTCGCAGGCGAAGGCTCCTATTCGGTGATGCCAGGCGGCATGACCCGAGTGGGCATCGCTAACGACAGTCGCCTGATTTCCAACCAGCTCGGTTCCCTCAGCAAGGACACCTGGGTACTGGCCTCGGAACCGGAAAAACAGCTGACCCTGCAGGCTGGCCCTGGCGGCGAAAGCCTCAGCCATATCCACCAGTACACCACCCTGCCAAGCCGCATGGTGGAAAACCTGTTCTGGATGGGCCGCTATTCCGAACGCGCCGACGCCGCCATCCGCGTACTGCGTACCGTCTTCGTCCAGCTCAACAGCGCCGTTATTTTGCCCAAGGGCGCCGAACGGCTGCTGCTGCGGGCCGTCTCCGAGGTAACACTGACCCTGCCTGGCTTCACCCGGGACAACCTGGAGCTGCTGCGCAAGCCAGAACCTGAACTGCTGTCAGTGATCAGCGATGCCCGGCGTACCGGCAGCGTCAAGGCCTCACTGATTGCCATGCTCAACTGCGCCGAGGAGGTCAAGGAACTGCTCTCGGCCGATATTCAGCGCATTATCAACGACATACGCGATGAGCTGAACGGCCTCGAAGACGCCGTGACCCGTGGCATGGCATCGGCACCGGAAGAAACACTGGATCCGCTGATCTCCGCCCTGCTGGCCCTGAGCGGCCTGTACCAGGACAGCATGTTCCGCGGCCTGGGCTGGCGCTTCCTGCAGATCGGCCGCCGGCTTGAAAAGGCCCAGCAGGTGGCCTCACTGCTGCGCCACCTGCTGGTGCCGGTCAACGTCGACCCCAGCGAGCCGCTGGCACTGGAATCGGCACTGCTGTCGACCGAAGCCCTGAATACCTACCGCCGCCGCTTCCGGGCTGAAACCAACATTGTCAGTGGCCTGGGCCTGCTGCTGATTGATCGCAGCAACCCGCGCTCCCTGATCTATCAGCTCGACAAGCTGTTCAAGGATCTGAGCGAGCTGCCCAATCGCGGCAAGGGGCCGGAACTGCCGCGCAATCAGCGGCTGGTACTGGAAATATCGGCGGCGGTGCGCCTGGCTGACATGCGCGCCCTGGCGGTAGTGGATGAAAAACTGCAAAGCCGCGTCCAGCTCGACAAGCTGCTGCAGCAGGTACAGCAGCGCCTGAACGAAACCGCCGTGGCGGTCAGTGAAGACTTCTTCGATCACACCGGCGGCCCTCAGCAGCTGGTGAACACCGGGTGGAATGGCGAACTATGA
- a CDS encoding DUF2126 domain-containing protein, with product MTIRTKIHHLTRYKFDRHVNLAPHVLRLRPAAHSRTQIHSYSLKVTPENHFINWQQDPFGNFLARLVFPEKTTELCIEVEVIADMTVINPFDFFVEKYAEQFPFEYDASQQKELAPYLECTEPDSPLLQEWVASVPREKTPINDFMVSLNQRLQQEIGYGLRFEAGIQSCQETLELKKGSCRDSAWLMVQILRSLGLAARFASGYLIQLSSDVKSLDGPSGPEADFTDLHAWCEVYIPGAGWIGLDPTSGLMTGEGHIPLACTPDPASAAPISGAMDECEVEFEYSNKVYRIHEDPRVTKPYAEEQWQAIQALGEAVDADLDALDVRLTMGGEPTFVSIDDMESAQWNTEALGADKLRLAKTLLLRLRDRFAPGAVLHYGQGKWYPGEETPRWALGCFWRQDGEPLWHNPKLLARVDQNLGHKLEDAQRFIDRLCANLEVSDKHIHPAYEDALYYLDKEQQLPANLDPLKADLSDDLERQRLARLLQRGLNTPSGYVLPLGRDELGSSWRSCSWEMRRGALVLIPGDAPLGFRLPLNSLPWVSKEEREVEPDPDPFAEHPPLKSTVYDINRFTAGHAQTRMKAAPEPASTQEATAASKVLHTALCIEARNGRLHLFLPPIKALESYVLLISAIERTAAELELPVVLEGYEPPKDARLLRLLVTPDPGVIEVNIHPANNWRELTDNMITLYEEAHQSRLGTESFMVDGRHSGTGGGNHITLGGATPQDSPLLRRPDILRSLVTYWQHHPSLSYLFSGMFIGPTSQAPRVDEGRDEALYELEIAFQQMPEGLVDQPWLIDRLMRNLLVDITGNTHRSEFCIDKLYAPGSATGRLGILEFRGFEMPPHPRMALVQALLIRALLVRFWKEPYHKPLVRWGTELHDRFMLPHYTWADVQDVVKDLQQHGCPFQLSWLAPFEEFRYPHYGRVNIDDIKLELRWAIEPWHVLGEEISSFGTSRYVDSSLERLQVKVSGLTEGRYVLACNGRRVPLCNTGRTGEYVAGVRYRAWQPPSALHPTIGVHAPLVFDLIDTWNGQSIGGCTYHVRHPGGRSYDSFPVNGFEAEARRVNRFWEFGHTPGPQEPLSQFDAIRDFFPHQKAPHPMAPPPEEPTNEYPHTLDLRRQP from the coding sequence ATGACTATTCGGACCAAGATTCACCACCTGACGCGGTACAAGTTTGACCGTCACGTGAACCTGGCGCCCCACGTGTTGCGCCTGCGCCCGGCGGCCCATTCAAGAACCCAGATTCACAGCTACTCGCTCAAGGTCACGCCGGAAAACCACTTTATCAACTGGCAGCAGGACCCGTTCGGCAACTTTCTGGCCCGGCTGGTCTTCCCGGAAAAGACCACTGAGCTGTGCATAGAAGTTGAAGTTATCGCCGATATGACGGTGATCAACCCGTTCGACTTCTTCGTCGAAAAGTACGCCGAGCAGTTCCCGTTCGAGTACGACGCAAGCCAGCAGAAGGAACTGGCGCCCTACCTCGAGTGCACCGAACCTGACAGCCCGCTGCTGCAGGAATGGGTTGCTTCTGTGCCGCGCGAGAAAACGCCGATCAATGATTTCATGGTGTCGCTCAATCAGCGCCTGCAACAGGAAATCGGCTACGGCCTGCGCTTTGAAGCCGGCATTCAGAGCTGCCAGGAAACCCTGGAACTGAAAAAGGGCTCATGCCGCGACAGCGCCTGGCTGATGGTACAGATCCTGCGCAGCCTCGGGCTGGCCGCGCGCTTTGCTTCCGGCTATCTGATTCAGCTGAGCTCCGACGTAAAATCCCTCGACGGCCCCAGCGGTCCGGAGGCTGACTTTACCGACCTGCACGCCTGGTGCGAAGTTTATATCCCTGGCGCCGGCTGGATCGGACTGGATCCCACCTCGGGCCTGATGACCGGCGAAGGCCATATTCCCCTCGCCTGCACCCCGGACCCGGCTTCTGCCGCACCCATCAGCGGCGCCATGGACGAGTGCGAAGTCGAGTTCGAGTACAGCAACAAGGTCTACCGCATCCATGAAGACCCCCGGGTCACCAAACCCTACGCCGAGGAACAGTGGCAGGCAATCCAGGCCCTGGGCGAAGCCGTAGACGCGGACCTGGATGCGCTGGACGTGCGCCTGACCATGGGCGGCGAGCCGACCTTCGTCTCCATCGATGATATGGAGTCCGCCCAGTGGAACACCGAAGCCCTTGGCGCCGACAAGCTGCGCCTCGCCAAAACACTGCTGCTGCGCCTGCGTGACCGTTTCGCACCCGGCGCCGTGCTGCATTACGGCCAGGGCAAGTGGTACCCCGGCGAGGAAACACCGCGCTGGGCGCTGGGCTGTTTCTGGCGCCAGGACGGCGAACCCCTGTGGCACAATCCCAAACTGCTGGCCCGGGTGGATCAGAACCTGGGGCACAAGCTGGAGGATGCCCAGCGTTTTATCGACCGCCTGTGCGCCAATCTGGAGGTGTCCGACAAGCACATACACCCGGCCTACGAAGACGCCCTCTATTACCTCGACAAGGAACAGCAACTGCCGGCCAACCTGGACCCGCTCAAGGCGGACCTGTCGGACGACCTCGAACGCCAGCGCCTGGCCAGGCTGCTGCAACGCGGCCTCAACACCCCCAGCGGCTATGTGCTGCCACTGGGGCGGGACGAACTGGGTTCAAGCTGGCGCAGCTGTAGCTGGGAGATGCGACGCGGTGCCCTGGTGCTGATTCCGGGCGATGCGCCGCTGGGCTTTCGCCTGCCGCTCAACTCCCTGCCCTGGGTGAGCAAGGAAGAGCGCGAGGTTGAACCTGATCCCGATCCCTTTGCCGAACATCCGCCGCTGAAAAGCACCGTCTACGACATCAACCGCTTTACCGCAGGCCATGCCCAGACCCGCATGAAGGCCGCGCCTGAGCCCGCCAGCACCCAGGAGGCAACAGCCGCCAGCAAGGTGCTGCACACAGCCCTGTGCATAGAGGCACGCAATGGTCGCCTGCACCTGTTCCTGCCGCCCATCAAGGCACTGGAATCCTATGTGCTGCTGATCAGCGCCATTGAGCGCACCGCCGCCGAACTCGAATTGCCGGTGGTGCTGGAGGGCTATGAACCGCCCAAAGACGCCCGCCTGCTGCGCCTGCTGGTCACACCGGACCCCGGCGTTATCGAGGTCAATATTCACCCGGCCAACAACTGGCGCGAACTGACCGACAACATGATCACCCTCTACGAGGAGGCGCATCAGTCCCGCCTTGGCACCGAGTCCTTTATGGTGGATGGCCGCCACAGCGGTACCGGCGGCGGCAACCATATCACCCTGGGTGGCGCCACACCCCAGGACAGCCCACTGCTGCGCAGGCCCGACATACTGCGCAGTCTGGTGACCTACTGGCAGCATCATCCCAGCCTGTCGTACCTGTTTTCCGGCATGTTTATCGGCCCCACCAGCCAGGCTCCCCGGGTCGACGAGGGCCGTGATGAGGCGCTCTATGAACTCGAGATTGCCTTCCAGCAGATGCCTGAGGGACTGGTCGATCAGCCCTGGCTGATCGACCGCCTGATGCGCAACCTGCTGGTCGACATCACCGGTAACACCCATCGCTCGGAGTTCTGCATCGACAAGCTCTATGCCCCCGGCAGCGCCACCGGTCGCCTGGGCATCCTGGAATTCCGCGGCTTTGAAATGCCGCCCCATCCGCGCATGGCGCTGGTGCAGGCGCTGCTGATTCGCGCCCTGCTGGTGCGCTTCTGGAAAGAGCCGTATCACAAGCCCCTGGTGCGCTGGGGCACCGAGCTGCACGATCGCTTCATGCTGCCGCACTATACCTGGGCCGATGTACAGGATGTGGTGAAGGACCTGCAACAGCATGGCTGCCCGTTCCAGCTCTCCTGGCTGGCACCCTTCGAAGAGTTCCGCTACCCGCACTATGGTCGCGTGAACATCGACGATATCAAGCTGGAGCTGCGCTGGGCCATCGAACCCTGGCACGTACTGGGCGAGGAAATCAGCAGCTTCGGCACCTCCCGCTATGTCGACTCGTCACTGGAGCGTCTGCAGGTAAAAGTCAGCGGCCTGACCGAAGGCCGCTACGTGCTGGCCTGCAATGGTCGTCGGGTACCGCTGTGCAACACCGGCCGCACCGGCGAGTATGTCGCCGGCGTGCGCTACCGTGCCTGGCAGCCTCCCTCGGCACTGCACCCCACCATAGGCGTGCATGCGCCCCTGGTGTTCGACCTGATCGATACCTGGAACGGCCAGTCCATTGGCGGCTGCACCTACCATGTACGCCATCCGGGTGGGCGCAGTTATGACAGCTTCCCGGTCAACGGCTTTGAAGCCGAAGCCAGGCGCGTCAACCGCTTCTGGGAATTCGGCCATACGCCCGGCCCCCAGGAGCCGCTGTCGCAGTTCGACGCCATTCGCGATTTCTTTCCTCACCAGAAAGCACCGCACCCGATGGCACCTCCCCCGGAAGAGCCCACCAACGAGTATCCCCACACCCTGGACCTGCGCCGCCAGCCGTAA
- a CDS encoding alpha-E domain-containing protein, with amino-acid sequence MMLSRVAERIYWAARYLERVENTARLVSVYDNLLFDLPRSVNIGWFNLVIINSGTELFFERYKVQDERNVVKFTLADDTNPSSMLSSLTMLRENIRTARDVLPAEAWELVNELLLFARNDIQQGINRNGRHAFLNGIIEGCQGINGLLLGTMSRDAAWHFMRLGCNLERADMTTRLLDAGAAVLQLSEDNDTTNLSQIVWGNVLRSGSAYMAYRRTMRTAVNGSDVARFLLSDEHFPRSVGFCLDQISSATARLPTAGKRYASIKPQLPKHDIRDGFCLSPDFRDYLNDQQLVLAEAHNHIASNWFAHD; translated from the coding sequence ATGATGCTGTCCCGTGTAGCTGAGAGAATTTACTGGGCGGCGCGCTATCTGGAGCGCGTCGAAAATACCGCACGCCTGGTCAGCGTCTACGACAACCTGCTGTTCGACCTGCCCCGCAGTGTCAATATCGGCTGGTTCAATCTGGTCATCATCAACAGCGGTACCGAGCTGTTTTTTGAACGCTACAAGGTACAGGACGAGCGCAATGTGGTGAAATTCACCCTCGCCGACGACACCAACCCCAGCTCCATGCTGTCGTCCCTTACCATGCTGCGCGAAAACATCCGCACGGCCCGCGACGTACTGCCAGCCGAAGCCTGGGAACTGGTCAACGAACTGCTGCTGTTCGCCCGCAACGATATCCAGCAGGGCATCAACCGCAACGGCCGCCACGCCTTTCTTAACGGCATCATCGAGGGGTGCCAGGGCATCAATGGCCTGCTGCTCGGCACCATGAGCCGCGATGCGGCCTGGCACTTCATGCGCCTGGGCTGCAACCTGGAGCGCGCCGACATGACCACCCGCCTGCTGGACGCCGGCGCCGCCGTACTGCAGCTGTCCGAGGACAACGACACCACCAACCTGTCGCAGATTGTATGGGGCAATGTACTGCGCTCCGGCAGCGCCTACATGGCCTACCGTCGCACCATGCGCACAGCGGTCAATGGTTCCGATGTGGCGCGCTTTCTGCTCAGTGACGAACACTTCCCGCGCTCGGTGGGTTTCTGCCTCGATCAGATCAGCTCCGCCACCGCCAGGCTGCCCACCGCCGGCAAGCGCTACGCGTCCATCAAGCCACAGCTGCCGAAACACGATATCCGCGACGGCTTCTGCCTGAGTCCCGATTTTCGTGACTACCTGAACGATCAGCAATTAGTGCTGGCCGAGGCCCACAACCATATTGCAAGCAACTGGTTTGCTCACGACTAG
- a CDS encoding circularly permuted type 2 ATP-grasp protein has protein sequence MSIDWKQYDSGGFFDELISSPGNARAPARKLANYLASLDEEELEKRRLMAEATIQEMGVSFTVYTEEGNIDRAWPFDLIPRTISRKQWDKTAAGLKQRLRVLNMFINDLYHDQNVINDGIIPRHLIENSVNFRPECVGVSPPHGVWAHICGTDLVRDGDGEFYVLEDNLRVPSGVSYMLENRAITKRVLPELFENDNIMPIDDYPAQLFDTLAALSPRKVKQPEIVVLTPGIFNSAYFEHAFLAQQMGAELVEGSDLVVSEDDLVFMRTIDGLTRVDVIYRRIDDLFLDPEVFDKSSVLGVPGLMRAWKAGNVALANAPGAGVADDKVIYAYVPQLIKYYLDEEPLLRNVKTFLCENDKDRAYVLENLDKLVVKPANESGGYGMLVGPHSTKKDQAKFAELIKSNPRNYIAQPTLALSTAPTLVDNNKLEPRHLDLRPFILQGKDVYVTTGGLTRVAMKKGSLVVNSSQGGGSKDTWIVDTEAK, from the coding sequence ATGAGTATCGATTGGAAGCAGTACGACAGCGGTGGTTTCTTCGATGAATTGATCAGCTCCCCTGGCAACGCCAGAGCACCGGCTCGCAAGCTTGCCAACTACCTTGCCAGTCTCGATGAAGAAGAGCTTGAGAAACGCCGCCTTATGGCCGAGGCGACCATCCAGGAAATGGGGGTCAGCTTTACGGTATATACCGAGGAAGGAAACATCGACCGGGCCTGGCCCTTTGACCTTATTCCCCGCACCATCTCCCGCAAGCAGTGGGACAAGACCGCCGCCGGGCTGAAACAGCGTCTGCGCGTACTGAACATGTTCATCAACGATCTGTACCACGATCAGAATGTTATCAACGACGGCATTATTCCACGCCACCTGATCGAGAACTCCGTCAACTTTCGCCCCGAGTGCGTCGGCGTATCGCCGCCCCATGGCGTCTGGGCCCATATCTGCGGCACCGACCTGGTGCGTGATGGCGACGGCGAATTCTATGTGCTGGAAGACAACCTGCGGGTGCCGTCCGGCGTGTCTTACATGCTGGAAAATCGCGCCATCACCAAACGGGTACTGCCGGAGCTGTTCGAAAACGACAATATCATGCCGATCGATGACTACCCGGCCCAGCTGTTCGACACCCTGGCCGCCCTGTCACCGCGCAAGGTCAAGCAACCCGAAATCGTGGTGCTGACCCCGGGCATCTTCAACTCGGCCTATTTTGAGCACGCCTTTCTGGCCCAGCAGATGGGCGCAGAACTGGTGGAGGGCAGCGACCTGGTGGTCAGTGAAGACGATCTGGTCTTCATGCGCACCATCGACGGCCTCACCCGGGTGGATGTGATCTACCGCCGCATCGACGATCTCTTCCTCGATCCCGAAGTCTTTGACAAGAGTTCGGTGCTGGGCGTGCCCGGCCTCATGCGCGCCTGGAAAGCCGGCAACGTGGCCCTGGCCAATGCACCGGGCGCAGGCGTTGCCGATGACAAGGTCATCTACGCCTATGTACCCCAGCTCATCAAGTACTACCTCGATGAGGAGCCACTGCTGCGCAACGTCAAGACCTTCCTGTGCGAGAACGACAAGGACCGCGCCTACGTGCTGGAGAACCTGGACAAGCTGGTGGTCAAGCCGGCCAATGAATCCGGCGGTTATGGCATGCTGGTTGGCCCCCACTCCACCAAGAAGGATCAGGCCAAATTTGCCGAACTGATCAAGTCCAACCCGCGCAACTATATCGCCCAGCCCACCCTGGCGCTCTCAACTGCGCCCACCCTGGTGGACAACAACAAGCTTGAGCCGCGTCACCTGGACCTGCGCCCCTTTATTCTGCAGGGCAAGGACGTCTATGTGACCACCGGCGGGCTGACCCGCGTGGCCATGAAAAAGGGCTCTCTGGTGGTGAACTCATCCCAGGGTGGCGGCAGCAAGGATACCTGGATCGTTGATACGGAGGCCAAATGA
- a CDS encoding helicase HerA-like domain-containing protein, producing MFAQRERAEELRMSSGNLALGRSVAGKDVELPLIMANRHGLIAGATGTGKTVSLQTMAEGFARSGVPVFMTDVKGDLSGLAAEGRGHPKIAERVALLGLDDYRPRSAPVVFWDLLGVRGHPVRTTVSDMGPLLLSHLLELNETQSGVLYACFRIADDEGLLLLDLKDLQAMLAWMGENRSALGSRYGNIASASIGAIQRRLLMLESEGAAQFFGEPALQMADLMQRDFSGNGVISVLDATALMTRPRLYSTFLLWLLSELFEQLPEVGDKAEPKLVFFFDEAHLLFDRAPRALLDKVEQVVRLIRSKGVGIYFVSQSPGDIPQDILGQLGHRVQHALRAFTPKDRKVVKAAAQTFRAAPGVDTEQLITALGVGEALVSVLDTSSVPTEVAHTLVRPPESRLGPLEDVERVQLLSRSPMGARYDEMVDRESAFELLKARSEKVLSSEAAALADAPVDEKKSRKSSGRASSGLFGSLAKSAMRAIGTQLGRQIVRGLLGSILGGRR from the coding sequence GTGTTTGCCCAACGGGAAAGAGCGGAGGAGTTGCGTATGTCATCAGGGAATCTGGCGCTGGGGCGCAGCGTTGCGGGTAAGGATGTTGAGTTGCCGCTGATTATGGCGAACCGCCATGGCTTGATCGCAGGCGCTACCGGTACCGGCAAGACCGTCAGTTTGCAGACCATGGCGGAAGGCTTTGCCCGCAGCGGTGTGCCTGTGTTCATGACGGACGTAAAGGGGGACCTGTCGGGCCTGGCCGCAGAGGGGCGTGGGCACCCGAAGATCGCCGAACGAGTGGCGCTGCTGGGGCTTGATGATTATCGTCCAAGGTCGGCGCCGGTGGTGTTCTGGGACCTGCTGGGGGTCAGGGGGCACCCGGTGCGTACGACTGTGTCGGACATGGGGCCGCTGTTGCTGAGTCACCTGCTGGAGCTCAACGAGACTCAGTCCGGCGTGCTCTATGCCTGTTTTCGCATTGCCGACGATGAAGGGCTTTTGCTGCTGGATCTGAAAGACCTGCAGGCGATGCTGGCCTGGATGGGCGAGAATCGCAGCGCGCTGGGCAGTCGCTACGGCAATATCGCCAGCGCCAGTATAGGGGCTATCCAGCGGCGTCTGCTGATGCTGGAGTCCGAGGGCGCGGCGCAGTTCTTTGGCGAACCCGCGCTGCAGATGGCGGATCTGATGCAACGGGATTTTTCCGGCAATGGTGTGATCAGCGTGCTGGATGCAACGGCGCTGATGACAAGGCCAAGGCTCTACTCCACTTTTTTACTCTGGTTGCTGTCTGAGCTGTTTGAGCAGTTGCCGGAAGTCGGTGACAAGGCCGAGCCAAAACTGGTGTTTTTTTTCGACGAAGCACATTTGCTGTTTGATCGCGCGCCCCGCGCGCTGCTCGACAAGGTGGAGCAGGTGGTACGGCTGATTCGTTCCAAGGGCGTCGGGATCTATTTTGTCAGTCAGAGCCCGGGTGATATACCGCAGGACATTCTGGGTCAGCTGGGGCACCGGGTGCAGCATGCGCTGCGGGCCTTCACGCCTAAAGATCGCAAGGTGGTCAAGGCGGCGGCCCAGACGTTCCGTGCCGCCCCGGGAGTGGACACCGAGCAGCTGATAACTGCGCTGGGTGTGGGTGAGGCGCTGGTGTCGGTGCTGGATACCTCCAGTGTGCCGACGGAGGTGGCGCACACCCTGGTGCGCCCGCCGGAGTCGCGCCTGGGGCCGCTGGAGGATGTTGAGCGGGTGCAGCTTCTGTCCCGTTCGCCCATGGGAGCCCGCTACGATGAAATGGTGGATCGGGAGTCGGCCTTCGAGCTGCTGAAAGCGCGCAGTGAAAAGGTACTCTCGAGCGAGGCTGCAGCGCTGGCGGATGCGCCTGTGGATGAAAAAAAGTCGCGCAAGTCGAGTGGGCGGGCCAGCAGTGGTCTGTTTGGCAGCCTGGCGAAAAGCGCGATGCGTGCGATTGGCACCCAGCTTGGACGCCAGATCGTACGCGGGTTGCTGGGGTCCATTCTGGGCGGGCGCCGCTAG